The stretch of DNA TACGGCTGAGTCAGACGTGGCCTGTGAGAGAGGGAGTTTGCAAGGGTTTAATCGGAACAACATGATGATGAGGGTAGGTGGTGTTTACTGAGATGGGAGATTGGGGAGGAGTGATTTGGAGGAAGTTTAAAATTTAACGTCTATTAGATTCTAAAATTTAACATCGATTAGATTCTAAAATCTGAAgtcctttatattttaattctattttgataGCCAGTCTATTCTGATAGCCAGCTTGGTAGGTTTGTTAAACAAATCAGTCTTCAAAAACAGTATTACATTCTGTATTACATTTTACCATTTCTTGACTGAAGTTCATTTGCTAGTAGTTTCTTTAAGAATTCATAAAAACAATATTTCCCTGCATTTTTGGATACTCAGACTCGCTGGTGTTACTCCATCTGAGTGCCGTTCTGTCTACatataaaattactgaaaaaaataaaataaaataaaattactgagaTTTACTTCTAGTCCTTAAGGATTTGTAATTCTTTCTCCAGTGCTTTTAGCACTGAATTCTATTACAGATGTCTGAGatcagcttgatttttttttttttttgtcttaaacatGACTTCAAGTTCTGGGGATGTGATGCACAGCAAAGGGTCTATAGCTAATAGTACAGTAAGCACAGTGGAAAGTTGTTGAGAGTAGATGTTGATCTTTCTAACTACACACAATTTAACTTTGTTAACTAAGTAAGGTGATAGACATTTTAGTTATCTTGGTCTTGGTAATCATAGGAAatgtattaacatttttaaagtacacttcatttttcttacttATGACCTTACAGACAGGAGTGAGGAAGACCAAAATGAACATTTGTGGCGAGTTTTACTCATCAACAAAAAGTCACTGACTAAGAAGAAAGATAATGTTTTCAGAGAAATACCCCATCAGGATGACTCACgtggaaaaagtttaaaaaatgtttcagaatCAATTATTAGtgataaaaattattcaagtaaGAACTCTCATGAAATTAATGCATGTGGGAGGTTGCTTTCTGATAATAACCAAGGAGACACTCACACTGGAAAGAAACCTGATGAATATAACCAAGATGAGAAATCCCCAAGCTGTAATAAGGACCGTACTGAGCAACAGAAAATTCAGACTTTGGGACCACTTTCTGAATGCAATGAATGTAGAGAAACCTCCCGTAATAAGGCAGCCATCGTTACACCTCCAAGGACTCAaacagaagacaaatactgtgatTATAAGGAACTGGGGGGAAATACCAGTGATGAGTCAGCCCTGGAAGTTCTTCAGGAAGTTCACACAAGTAAGAATCATTGTGAGGTCACTGAGTGCCTGAAGTCAACCCTCTTAAAACATCAGACAGTTAATTTGGAATCTAATGAAAATGAGACTAAGTCCCATCTCACTCCACCTTCTGAAACTCACAGAGGAGAGAAAACCTTTGAATGTAGTTACTGCAGGAAATCTTTTTACCAGGAGTCCCACCTGACTCAGCATCAGAAGACACACACAAGAGAGAAACCCTGTGGAagtaataaatctggaaaaaCCCTTCAGAAATCACAACCCACAGACCCTCCAAGATCTCATGCAGGAGAGAAACCCAGTGAATGCAGTGAAGCCCCTGTGCAGTCAGCTCTTTCTGATCAACAGAGGGCATGGTCAGAAGGGAAGCTTTATGTGTGTAATGAATGCAAGAAGTCTTTTCGTCATAGCTCAGCCCTCAAAGTccatcagagaattcacacaggagagaagcccTATCAATGTACTGAGTGTGGGAAATCCTTCTATGCAAAATCAAACTTCAATCATCATCAGAGGACTCACACAGGGGAGAAACcatatgaatgtaaggaatgtgggaaatcCTTCTGTGTAAAATCGAACTTAACTAAACATCAGAAAACACATACAGGGGAGAAACCTTTCAAATGTAATGAGTGTGGAAAAACTTTCTTACAGAAGTCACAGTTTGCTGACCATCAGAGAACACACACAGGGGAGAGACCCTATGGATGTAATGAGTGCGGGAAGTCTTTCTACTATAAGTCAGCCCTGCATGTACATCAGGGGAAGCATGCAGAagagaaaccctataaatgtaCTGATTGTGGGAAATCCTTCTGCTATAAGTCAGCCCTAATTATCCATCAAGTATCTCACACTGGGAAAAAACCCTATGactgtaatgaatgtgggaaaacctTCTGTGTGAAGTCAAACCTTACTAAACATCAGAAAATTCACACTGGTTTGAAACCTTTTGAATGTAATGAGTGTGGCAAAGCCTTCTCTATGAGTTCGATTCTAATAATACATCAGAGAACTCACACGGGGGAGAAACCCTATGGATGCAATGAATGTGAGAAGTCCTTCTATAAAAAATCAGCCCTCACTAAACATCAGAAAACTCACACAGGGGAGAAGCCAcatgaatgtaatgaatgtgggaaggccttccaTATGAAATCCACCCTGATCATACACCAGAGaactcacactggagagaaaccttttAAATGTAATGAGTGTGAAAAATCATTCTATGTGAAGTCACTTCTTAATATTCACCAGAGAAATCACACAGGAAAGAAACCCCATGTATgtagtgaatgtgggaaagccttttcTATGAAGTCTAATCTCACTGATCATCAGAGGACACATTCAgaagagaaaccctatgaatgtaatgaatgtcAGAAGACCTTCCGCCATAAGTCAACTTTAACCGTACACCAGAGAACTCACACAGGggagaaaccctataaatgtaatgaatgtgggaaatccttcTATATGAAGTCAGCCCTCAGTCAACACCAGAGAATACACACAGGGgaaaaaccttatgaatgtaaagaatgtggaaaaacctTCTTCCAGAAGTCACACCTCACTAAACATCAGCGCACACACACAGGGGAGAAACCCTATGAGTGTAAGGAATGTAAAAAAACCTTCTTCCAGAAGTCCCACCTCATTGAACACCAGAGAACACACACTGGGGAGAAGCCCCATGAATGTAACAAATGTGGGAAATCATTCTGTTATAAGTCAGCCTTAACCATacatcagagaactcacacaGAAGAGAAACCATATAAATGCAATGAATGTGAGAAATCTTTCTGTATGAAATCCCACCTCACTGTacatcagagaactcacacaGGGAAGAACCCTtttgaatgtaaggaatgtgggaaaacTTTTTATGTGAAGTCAAATCTCATTAATCACCAGAGAACTCACACAGGGGAGAAGCCCTATGAATGTAAGCGATGTGGGAAATCCTTCTGTATGAAGTCGACCCTCACGGTTCATCAGCGCACACATACTGGGGAGAAGCCCTATGAATGTAACAAATGTGGGAAGTCCTTCTGCAAGAAGTCGACTCTCACAAAACATCAGGTAATTCACACAAGAGAGATACCCTAAGATGCAGGAAATGTGGAAAACCCTCATGCGTGAAGTCAAGTTTTGTGAACTTGAGAACCCACGGGAAGAAATCTTAAGACTGTAATAAGGTAGAGATCTCTTACTGTGGGGATTTAGTCTTTAATTGGAATCAGAAGATACATATGGTATGGGAGTTGGTGGACTCTCTCTGGAATGGATATTGGGTACATTACTAAATATTGGAGAACTTGCATGGAGAGAGAGCCCTGAGAATGTCCTGTATGTTAGTGTCTACCTATGAATCTAATATATGTCTCAGAGGAATCAGCCAGAGGGCTAAAATCAGTAAGAATGCAACAAAAGTATAAAGGGATTTACAGAGTCACAACTTACTGATCATCAG from Vulpes vulpes isolate BD-2025 chromosome 3, VulVul3, whole genome shotgun sequence encodes:
- the LOC112909965 gene encoding uncharacterized protein isoform X2, coding for MPSQVLTFFQQQQKMNKSQKHAGQGSVSFRDVTVEFTRDEWLQLTGTQKTLYRDVMLENYSHLVSVGCHLTKPEVIFRLEQGEDLWPSEGEFPDQGDQDRSEEDQNEHLWRVLLINKKSLTKKKDNVFREIPHQDDSRGKSLKNVSESIISDKNYSSKNSHEINACGRLLSDNNQGDTHTGKKPDEYNQDEKSPSCNKDRTEQQKIQTLGPLSECNECRETSRNKAAIVTPPRTQTEDKYCDYKELGGNTSDESALEVLQEVHTSKNHCEVTECLKSTLLKHQTVNLESNENETKSHLTPPSETHRGEKTFECSYCRKSFYQESHLTQHQKTHTREKPCGSNKSGKTLQKSQPTDPPRSHAGEKPSECSEAPVQSALSDQQRAWSEGKLYVCNECKKSFRHSSALKVHQRIHTGEKPYQCTECGKSFYAKSNFNHHQRTHTGEKPYECKECGKSFCVKSNLTKHQKTHTGEKPFKCNECGKTFLQKSQFADHQRTHTGERPYGCNECGKSFYYKSALHVHQGKHAEEKPYKCTDCGKSFCYKSALIIHQVSHTGKKPYDCNECGKTFCVKSNLTKHQKIHTGLKPFECNECGKAFSMSSILIIHQRTHTGEKPYGCNECEKSFYKKSALTKHQKTHTGEKPHECNECGKAFHMKSTLIIHQRTHTGEKPFKCNECEKSFYVKSLLNIHQRNHTGKKPHVCSECGKAFSMKSNLTDHQRTHSEEKPYECNECQKTFRHKSTLTVHQRTHTGEKPYKCNECGKSFYMKSALSQHQRIHTGEKPYECKECGKTFFQKSHLTKHQRTHTGEKPYECKECKKTFFQKSHLIEHQRTHTGEKPHECNKCGKSFCYKSALTIHQRTHTEEKPYKCNECEKSFCMKSHLTVHQRTHTGKNPFECKECGKTFYVKSNLINHQRTHTGEKPYECKRCGKSFCMKSTLTVHQRTHTGEKPYECNKCGKSFCKKSTLTKHQVIHTREIP
- the LOC112909965 gene encoding uncharacterized protein isoform X1; translation: MPFHRGLYHSTSSTTVFKGFNFSTFSPALVFLCKHAGQGSVSFRDVTVEFTRDEWLQLTGTQKTLYRDVMLENYSHLVSVGCHLTKPEVIFRLEQGEDLWPSEGEFPDQGDQDRSEEDQNEHLWRVLLINKKSLTKKKDNVFREIPHQDDSRGKSLKNVSESIISDKNYSSKNSHEINACGRLLSDNNQGDTHTGKKPDEYNQDEKSPSCNKDRTEQQKIQTLGPLSECNECRETSRNKAAIVTPPRTQTEDKYCDYKELGGNTSDESALEVLQEVHTSKNHCEVTECLKSTLLKHQTVNLESNENETKSHLTPPSETHRGEKTFECSYCRKSFYQESHLTQHQKTHTREKPCGSNKSGKTLQKSQPTDPPRSHAGEKPSECSEAPVQSALSDQQRAWSEGKLYVCNECKKSFRHSSALKVHQRIHTGEKPYQCTECGKSFYAKSNFNHHQRTHTGEKPYECKECGKSFCVKSNLTKHQKTHTGEKPFKCNECGKTFLQKSQFADHQRTHTGERPYGCNECGKSFYYKSALHVHQGKHAEEKPYKCTDCGKSFCYKSALIIHQVSHTGKKPYDCNECGKTFCVKSNLTKHQKIHTGLKPFECNECGKAFSMSSILIIHQRTHTGEKPYGCNECEKSFYKKSALTKHQKTHTGEKPHECNECGKAFHMKSTLIIHQRTHTGEKPFKCNECEKSFYVKSLLNIHQRNHTGKKPHVCSECGKAFSMKSNLTDHQRTHSEEKPYECNECQKTFRHKSTLTVHQRTHTGEKPYKCNECGKSFYMKSALSQHQRIHTGEKPYECKECGKTFFQKSHLTKHQRTHTGEKPYECKECKKTFFQKSHLIEHQRTHTGEKPHECNKCGKSFCYKSALTIHQRTHTEEKPYKCNECEKSFCMKSHLTVHQRTHTGKNPFECKECGKTFYVKSNLINHQRTHTGEKPYECKRCGKSFCMKSTLTVHQRTHTGEKPYECNKCGKSFCKKSTLTKHQVIHTREIP